The Salegentibacter sp. Hel_I_6 region AAGATCTGGCTTCAGATAAATGGAACGATAAATTATTGATTCGTTCTTCAGGAAACATCTACAATCAATCTTTAATGGCATCTATAATTGTTCATAATGGTGAAGAAGAAGCTAAAAAATGGGCTGAGGCCGTAGTTGAAAATATGGCTCGCGCTCCAAAAGGAAATGATCGTGACCAGGTAAAAGCCGTGGTTGCCGGAGAAGGTGATCTTGCCGTGGTGAATACATATTATATAGGTAAACTTCTAAACTCTGAAGATCCTGAAGAAGTGAAGGCAGGAGAAAGTATTGAACTTTTCTTTCCAAACCAGGAGGGTCGTGGTACCCATATAAATGTTAGTGGTGCCGGAGTTGCAAAACACGCTCCCAATAAAGAAAACGCGGTTAAGTTTATTGAATTTCTAATTTCTGAGGAAGCCCAAAAAATATTCGCGCATTCTAATTATGAATATCCGGTGAACGAAGATGTAGCTCCTGCAACTTTACTCCAGGAGTGGGGAGAATTTAAAGAAGACACCCTTAATTTATCTACACTGGGAGAAAATAATAAAAAAGCAGTAATGCTATTTGATGAAGCAGGCTGGAAGTAGTGATATATTTTCGATAAAATCAAGGTTAAGGCGACTTAAAAGAGATACAAATCGATGGTCAATATTTACATTGGCCATCGTTCTTTTTATTGCCTTACCGGTCATTGCTATTGCCTTAAAATTACTGGAAGGTCCGGGGGAAACCTGGCAGCATCTGGTGAATAACCTCCTGGTAGATTATATTGGGAATTCGTTCTTTTTGATTTTTGCCTGTAGTGTACTGGTACTTATCCTGGGCGTGGGTAGTGCCTGGCTGGTAGCCCGATTTGAATTTCCGCTTAGAAAGCAGCTGGAATGGTTGTTAATTTTACCGCTCGCTATTCCCTCTTATATTGTTGCATACGCCTACGCAGGGGTTTTTGATTACGGCGGTAGCCTCGAGCTTATCTTAAGAGGATTAAACCTCGAATTTATTCGTATAGATATCATGAATAAATTCGGATTGGCCTTTGTACTTAGTATTTCCCTTTTTCCTTATGTGTATGTGAGTTCTCGTGCATTCTTTTTAAATCAAGCCGGGAATTTACTGGAAGCTTCCACAATGCTTGGTGTTGGGGAGTTCAAATCTTTTTTTAGGTTGATGCTGCCTTTGGCCAGGCCGGCAATTATCGCCGGACTTATCCTGGTTTTAATGGAAGTTTTAAACGATTATGGTGCTGCTCAGTATTTTGGAGTCAATACTTTTACCACCGGAATTTTCAGGGCCTGGTTCTCCTTAGAAGAGCCGGAAACCGCAGTTTACCTTTCTGCATTGCTTATTTTTATTGTTTTTGCACTTATTTTATTCGAAAAATGGCAAAGGAAACACATACAGGTTACGGGAAATAAAGCCTCCGGCCGTACCCATAGAAAATTGGGAACAAAACCCATGCAATGGCTAAAGTTTATCCTGGTTTTAATTCCTGTAATGTTAGGGTTTTTTATCCCGGTAGGGCAATTGATGTACTGGGCTTTTTTAACGGCAGAAAAAGTATTCGATTTCGATTTTATTCTTCTTTCGTTACAAAGTTTTGGGATTGCTTTAGTTACTTCGATGGTAACCGTGCTTTTTGCAACTTTACTTATATATTTTGCGAAGTGGAGCAGTATAAATGGTATTAAAAGTATATCCAGGTTAGGGATTTTAGGTTACGCCATTCCCGGCGCGGTTGTGGCGATTGGAATTATGATTCCTACCCTGGCTTTTGATAAGTGGTTTATTAACACAATGGATTCGGTCTTTGGTGTAAAAACCGGTTTTTTATTTAACGGAACGCTGGTGGCATTGGTTTATGCATATTGCGTTAGGTTTTTAGCGGTAGCTTACAACCCTATAGAATCTACAGCTTTAAAAGTAAGTAATAGCATTCCAGATTCTTCTAAAATGCTGGGTGTGGGAAATTTTAAAACCTTCTTTAAAATAGAATTTCCGCTTATTAAAACAGGAATTTTAAGCGCAGTAATCCTTGTGTTTATAGATGTTTTAAAGGAATTACCATTAACCTTAATATTAAAGCCATTTCATATTAATACGCTTGCTGTGAAAGCTTTTGAGTATGCGAGTGACGAAATGGTTATGGAGGCCGCAATTCCTTCATTATTTATTATCTTCACGGCTACCATTCCCGTGATATTTTTGAACAGGTTATTGATAAAAGAATAAGATGCTAAGCATAAATTCCATTTCTAAAAGCTTCGATAAAGGCAAAACTTTTGCTCTTAAAGAAGTCTCATTTAAGCTAAAAGAAGGAGATGTATGTGCTATAGTGGGCGAAAGCGGAAGTGGAAAAACAACGCTGGTTAGGCTCATTGCCGGTTTGGAACGACCCGATCACGGGAGTATTATTCTCAATAATAAAGAGCTTTCTTCAGTAAAAAAGCTTGTTCCGCCCGAAAAGCGTAAAATAGGGCTGGTATTCCAGGAATACGCCTTGTTTCCCCATTTCGATCTTCTTAAAAATGTGAGCTACGGAATTTCAAAACTTAAAAATAAAAAAGAACGTGCATTGGAAATGCTGGAGCTGGTAGGACTTAGCGGACTTGAAAAACGCTATCCGCATCAACTTTCTGGTGGGCAGCAGCAACGCGTGGCCCTGGCCAGGGCATTGGCACCAAATCCATCTTTGTTGATCTTAGACGAGCCTTTTAGTAACCTGGATGCTATGCTTAGAATGCAATTGCGTAGTCAGGTTTTTGAGATTATAAAGAAAACCGGTGTTACGGCAATCTTTGTAACCCATGATACGCAGGACGCACTTTCTGTGGCCGATGAAATCCTTATCCTTCAGCATGGGAAAGTAATTCAAAAAGACCAGGCTTCAAATTTGTACATCAAACCTAATTCGGTTTACGTGGCTTCACTTTTTGGAAATACCATTCAGCTGAATAAAGAGCTGCAAACAGCTTTTAATTGCCCATTAAATCCTAATTGTAATCACGCAATTCGTAACGAAAACCTTAGTATTAACGAGGAATGTGAGTATATAACTCACGCCCGGGTTTTGAAAAAAACCTTTTTAGGTAACGCTACACAATTACTGCTGAAACTTGATAACGGTCAAAAAATTTCAGTAGTCACAAAAGATACTAATGTGGCAGATCTAATAAAAATTGGATTCAATTCTACCGATGTCCTGGAATTCGCCGGATAAGTCTTCCCAAGTAATTTTCTGATAACTAAAAGCTTTTAAGCCTGTTTTTCCTATAAAAAACGTATATTTGCACGCAATTAAATCTTTAATTGCTATGATCGCACACGAATCCAAAATCTTAGGAGAAGGCCTTACTTACGACGATGTACTGCTTGTTCCCGCTTATTCTGAAGTATTACCTAGAGAAGTAAGCATTCGCACAAAATTCACCAAAAATATTTCTATAAACGTTCCAATTGTTTCTGCAGCAATGGATACGGTTACTGAATCAAGAATGGCAATTGCTATGGCTCGTGAAGGTGGAATTGGTGTTTTGCACAAAAATATGACTGCCGAGCAGCAAGCGCTTAAAGTAAGAAAAGTGAAAAGAGCAGAAAGTGGGATGATTATAGACCCCGTTACTTTGCCAATTACCGCTACTGTAAGTGATGCTAAAGCAAGTATGCGAGAGCATAGCATTGGAGGAATTCCTATTGTAGATGAAGAAGGGAAATTGTTAGGAATTGTCACGAACAGGGATCTGCGATTTGAGAAAAACAACAAAAGACCTATTTCAGAAGTGATGACTTCTGAGAACCTGGTTACCGTTGCTGAAGGTACTTCACTGGATGAGGCAGAAGATATTTTACAGGAATATAAAATTGAAAAGTTACCTGTAATAAACGAAAATAAAAAATTGGTTGGACTTATCACTTTTAGAGATATAACCAAACTTACCCAAAAGCCAAATGCCAATAAAGATAGCTTCGGAAGACTTCGTGTAGCAGCTGCTATTGGCGTAACTGCTGATGCTGTAGAACGGGCTAAAGCCTTAGTAAATGCAGGAGTAGATGCTATAATAATTGATACCGCACATGGGCATACCAGGGGTGTGGTATCGGTATTAAAAGACGTGAAATCTAAATTCCCCGATTTGGAAGTGGTTGTAGGAAATATTGCCACTGCCGAAGCTGCAAAATACCTTGCTGAAGCTGGTGCAGATGCGGTAAAAGTAGGGATTGGTCCTGGTTCTATTTGTACTACAAGAGTAGTAGCAGGTGTTGGTTTTCCTCAATTTTCAGCGGTACTTGAAGTAGCTGCAGCTTTGAAGGGAAGTGGTGTGCCGGTGATTGCCGATGGTGGAATTCGTTATACAGGAGATATCCCAAAAGCACTAGCTGCAGGAGCCGATTGTGTGATGCTTGGTTCTTTACTTGCCGGGACTAAAGAGTCGCCTGGGGAAACCATTATTTACGAAGGAAGAAAATTTAAATCTTATCGTGGTATGGGATCGGTAGAGGCGATGCAAAAAGGTTCTAAAGATCGCTATTTCCAGGATGTGGAAGATGATATCAAAAAGTTGGTTCCAGAAGGAATTGTTGGTCGAGTTCCATATAAAGGTGAATTAGAAGAAAGTATTCATCAGTTTGTTGGTGGCTTAAAAGCTGGAATGGGATACTGTGGCGCTAAAGATGTAGAAACTTTAAAAGAGACTGCAAAATTCGTGAAAATTACTGCTTCGGGAATTCACGAGAGCCATCCTCACGATGTAGCTATTACTAACGAATCTCCTAATTATAGTAGATAGATCTATTGCCTTATAAATATAAAAAGCCCTCTCAAATTTTATAATCTGAGAGGGCTTTTTTTAATACCTCATCCTTAACTTGTTTCAGGATCTAACTCCCTAGTGCTTGAGAAGCTGAAACAAGTTTAGCTTGACGAAAGATTTTCAGGGCTTAAAATATTAGCTTATTCTTGCTCGGCTTCAGTCTGGGCGGTAGGTTCAATTCCCAATTTTTTCAATACTTTATCTGTAATATCGTATTCTTCTGCTGAAAAGGCGAGGCTATTTCCACCTGCATGAAGAATTTGAGTAAAACCTTCTTCCTGAATTACAGAACGCATTGCGGCATCAATCTTTTTATAAAGCGGATCGGTGAGTTCGTTTCTTCGCATTTGCATCATTACCTGGGCCCTTTGTCTAAATTGTTTGATTTGGTTCTCCAATTCAATTATTTCAGATTCACTTTCCTGCCGGGCTTCTTCTGCAAGAGTTTCAGCATTAGACTGATAGCTTTTTACCAGAGTATCATATTGTTTTACATTTGCCTGAAAATCCTGTTGAAGTTCCTGGTCGTAGGTTTTTAATCCAGAATTTACTTCTTCCATTTCCGGCATTTGTGAAATGATAAAGTCAGTATCTATGGTTCCTACTTTGGTTTGTGCGTTTAGAACAACGCTAAAGCATAAAAAGACAATTAATAAACTGCTTCGTATCATAATAATATTGTTTTTGGCAAATATAATCGCAGCTTTTAATTTTTCATATTAATTCTCTTAAAACTATTTTAATGATAGGAAATAATTTTAAAAATATTATTTTTTATATCCTGTAATCGATTAAGTATAAGCTTGTAGAACCTAAAGGAATTCTTATTTTTGCTCACTCGCAAATTACAGGTTGTTAGTTATTTGAAAATGGTATGTAAATTGCTAGTCTCAATAATGATGAGTTTGAAGAAATTACCTGTTTTAGTCGTTTTTTTTCTGTCCGGTTTTATATTGGCAGGTTGTTCCTATTTTGAAAGCGAAGACAATCGTAAAGTTCTGGTAAGGGTGAATGATTCTTATTTGTACGAAGAAGATATTAATGCACTTATAAACGAGAATACTTCTAAAGAAGATAGCGCGGTAATTGTTTCTAATTATATAACCCGTTGGGCCACGCAGAAACTGCTTATAGACAGAGCGCAACTAAATCTTCCTGAAAGTCAACAAAGAGAATTCAGGGATCTTATTGAGAATTATAAGAATGAACTATTTACCAGTGCTTATAAAGA contains the following coding sequences:
- a CDS encoding Fe(3+) ABC transporter substrate-binding protein, with amino-acid sequence MKKTLIGLLALTLMFSCKNAEDKNENAENEKQELNVYTHRHYESDQDLFKQFEEETGIKVNVINASADELIQKMRMEGEQSPADVLITVDAGRLERAKSSDLLQAVSSDILEETIPSHLKDADNYWFGLTKRARVIAYAKDRVDENELSTYEDLASDKWNDKLLIRSSGNIYNQSLMASIIVHNGEEEAKKWAEAVVENMARAPKGNDRDQVKAVVAGEGDLAVVNTYYIGKLLNSEDPEEVKAGESIELFFPNQEGRGTHINVSGAGVAKHAPNKENAVKFIEFLISEEAQKIFAHSNYEYPVNEDVAPATLLQEWGEFKEDTLNLSTLGENNKKAVMLFDEAGWK
- the guaB gene encoding IMP dehydrogenase, encoding MIAHESKILGEGLTYDDVLLVPAYSEVLPREVSIRTKFTKNISINVPIVSAAMDTVTESRMAIAMAREGGIGVLHKNMTAEQQALKVRKVKRAESGMIIDPVTLPITATVSDAKASMREHSIGGIPIVDEEGKLLGIVTNRDLRFEKNNKRPISEVMTSENLVTVAEGTSLDEAEDILQEYKIEKLPVINENKKLVGLITFRDITKLTQKPNANKDSFGRLRVAAAIGVTADAVERAKALVNAGVDAIIIDTAHGHTRGVVSVLKDVKSKFPDLEVVVGNIATAEAAKYLAEAGADAVKVGIGPGSICTTRVVAGVGFPQFSAVLEVAAALKGSGVPVIADGGIRYTGDIPKALAAGADCVMLGSLLAGTKESPGETIIYEGRKFKSYRGMGSVEAMQKGSKDRYFQDVEDDIKKLVPEGIVGRVPYKGELEESIHQFVGGLKAGMGYCGAKDVETLKETAKFVKITASGIHESHPHDVAITNESPNYSR
- a CDS encoding OmpH family outer membrane protein, translating into MIRSSLLIVFLCFSVVLNAQTKVGTIDTDFIISQMPEMEEVNSGLKTYDQELQQDFQANVKQYDTLVKSYQSNAETLAEEARQESESEIIELENQIKQFRQRAQVMMQMRRNELTDPLYKKIDAAMRSVIQEEGFTQILHAGGNSLAFSAEEYDITDKVLKKLGIEPTAQTEAEQE
- a CDS encoding ABC transporter ATP-binding protein, yielding MLSINSISKSFDKGKTFALKEVSFKLKEGDVCAIVGESGSGKTTLVRLIAGLERPDHGSIILNNKELSSVKKLVPPEKRKIGLVFQEYALFPHFDLLKNVSYGISKLKNKKERALEMLELVGLSGLEKRYPHQLSGGQQQRVALARALAPNPSLLILDEPFSNLDAMLRMQLRSQVFEIIKKTGVTAIFVTHDTQDALSVADEILILQHGKVIQKDQASNLYIKPNSVYVASLFGNTIQLNKELQTAFNCPLNPNCNHAIRNENLSINEECEYITHARVLKKTFLGNATQLLLKLDNGQKISVVTKDTNVADLIKIGFNSTDVLEFAG
- a CDS encoding iron ABC transporter permease → MAIVLFIALPVIAIALKLLEGPGETWQHLVNNLLVDYIGNSFFLIFACSVLVLILGVGSAWLVARFEFPLRKQLEWLLILPLAIPSYIVAYAYAGVFDYGGSLELILRGLNLEFIRIDIMNKFGLAFVLSISLFPYVYVSSRAFFLNQAGNLLEASTMLGVGEFKSFFRLMLPLARPAIIAGLILVLMEVLNDYGAAQYFGVNTFTTGIFRAWFSLEEPETAVYLSALLIFIVFALILFEKWQRKHIQVTGNKASGRTHRKLGTKPMQWLKFILVLIPVMLGFFIPVGQLMYWAFLTAEKVFDFDFILLSLQSFGIALVTSMVTVLFATLLIYFAKWSSINGIKSISRLGILGYAIPGAVVAIGIMIPTLAFDKWFINTMDSVFGVKTGFLFNGTLVALVYAYCVRFLAVAYNPIESTALKVSNSIPDSSKMLGVGNFKTFFKIEFPLIKTGILSAVILVFIDVLKELPLTLILKPFHINTLAVKAFEYASDEMVMEAAIPSLFIIFTATIPVIFLNRLLIKE